One region of Nothobranchius furzeri strain GRZ-AD chromosome 16, NfurGRZ-RIMD1, whole genome shotgun sequence genomic DNA includes:
- the LOC107387743 gene encoding NACHT, LRR and PYD domains-containing protein 3 encodes MTNTKGETRQMRSKEARAEENMEQMTVAGQTNNAFQGFKDLVSSVKASIHHFQPSITAQSGCSVVSPFIIGSCVENVNINVSTIQGPNDQLKEELHEDGKCDFGSQHPHHKIKECQQKLKETLKRNFSHLPEGLMTEANKTPLNQIYTELYITEGGSGEVNKEHEVRQIEKASQRCANREKSIHCNLLFVPPPGDERPIRTVITRGVAGIGKTVSTNKFTLDWAEERANTDLDFVFPLPFRDLNMMRKVTVSFVDLLYKFFPEIKGIDIFNCSKHKMLFILDGFDETRLSLDFQKTEILSDVMEPTSIAVILTNLIRGRLLPLAFVWITSRPVASTNIPMECIDRVTEVRGFNNSQKEEFFRKKISDKNLANQVIAHVKSCRSLYIMCHIPVFCWMAAKVLEKKMATKDNKETPKTLTQMYIRFLSLHADVMKKRLPGRKESNANCVRTSLLALGKLAFQALEKGYLIFYENDLILSGINVSQASMFSGIYTQIFSEEMSLCEEKMFCFVHLTVQEFFAALYVYVTFHNENTNILVKKSSSSRRLLSRDSSELILYKEAVEKALWGENGQFDIFLRFLLGLSMEDNQPLLKHLMTSNRTHQSTRTEIIKHIKENIKSCHSTDRCLNLFHCLNELNDHSLVEEIQDYFSSGILNKTNLSPAQWATLVFVLLTSEEELNVFDLKNYIRSEEGLLRLLPVVKTVQVASLNACNLTMTCCANLADVISSSQLRELDLSNNELTDAGLMQLSDGLKSSKLKILRLQSCSLTNNSSDTLASVISLMSCQLKVLDLTDNDFQDVGVKTFSTGLASPSCKLEQLILSGCRVAEEGCTFLASALNSSRLRKLDLSYNHPGNSGLMLLTALLEDPHCSLNALSVEQCGESRIQPGPKKYASRLTLDPNTAHKDLTLLEGNRKAKRWTKQPYPDHPERFDFWTQVLCKEGLTGRCYWETEWCGRVGLGVAYRRMNRKGEGHECWLGRNDNSWCLNCNKDGYRILHGNTNDAVPASASCNKVGVYLDWSAGMLSFYKVSCGELTLFHTFHTTFTEPVYPGFHLGWVDSVVQLC; translated from the exons ATGACAAACACCAAGGGTGAGACACGTCAAATGAGATCTAAAGAAGCAAGAGCTGAAGAAAATATGGAGCAAATGACTGTTGCTGGTCAAACAAACAATGCCTTTCAAGGTTTCAAAG acCTGGTTTCCTCAGTGAAGGCTTCAATTCACCACTTCCAGCCCAGCATCACAGCTCAGAGTGGCTGCAGCGTTGTTTCTCCTTTCATAATTGGTTCTTGCGTTGAAAACGTCAACATCAATGTATCCACAATTCAAG GACCAAATGATCAGTTGAAAGAAGAGCTCCATGAAGATGGAAAATGTGACTTTGGTTCTCAACATCCCCACC ATAAGATTAAAGAATGTCAACAGAAACTTAAAGAAACCCTGAAGAGGAATTTCAGTCACTTGCCAGAGGGGCTAATGACAGAGGCAAACAAGACCCCTCTGAATCAGATTTACACAGAGCTGTACATCACAGAAGGAGGAAGTGGTGAAGTGAATAAAGAGCACGAAGTAAGGCAGATCGAGAAGGCATCACAGCGATGTGCAAACAGGGAGAAATCCATCCACTGTAATCTCCTGTTTGTTCCTCCACCTGGAGACGAACGTCCCATAAGAACAGTAATCACAAGAGGAGTCGCTGGCATTGGAAAAACCGTCTCAACCAATAAATTCACGCTAGACTGGGCAGAAGAAAGAGCAAATACAGACCTAGACTTTGTTTTCCCGCTCCCTTTCAGAGATCTGAACATGATGAGAAAGGTTACCGTCAGTTTTGTAGATCTTCTTTACAAGTTTTTCCCTGAAATAAAAGGTATCGACATCTTCAACTGCTCTAAACACAAAATGCTTTTCATCCTGGATGGTTTTGATGAGACTCGCCTTTCTTTGGACTTCCAAAAAACTGAAATACTGTCAGATGTGATGGAGCCAACCTCAATTGCTGTGATTCTGACCAACCTGATCAGGGGACGGCTGCTTCCTTTGGCCTTTGTTTGGATCACATCTCGACCAGTGGCTTCCACTAACATCCCAATGGAGTGCATTGACCGCGTCACTGAGGTGCGAGGGTTCAACAACTCACAAAAAGAAGAGTTCTTCAGGAAGAAAATTAGTGACAAGAACTTAGCAAACCAGGTGATCGCACACGTGAAATCCTGCAGGAGTCTTTACATCATGTGCCACATACCGGTCTTCTGCTGGATGGCGGCGAAAGTTCTTGAGAAGAAAATGGCAACGAAAGACAACAAAGAAACACCAAAGACCCTCACACAAATGTACATCCGCTTCCTTTCTTTGCATGCAGACGTTATGAAGAAAAGGCTGCCTGGAAGAAAAGAATCAAATGCAAACTGTGTGAGAACGAGCCTCCTTGCGTTGGGTAAACTGGCTTTCCAAGCACTGGAGAAAGGCTACCTGATCTTCTACGAGAATGATCTGATCCTCAGTGGCATCAATGTCTCACAGGCATCCATGTTTTCAGGAATTTACACACAAATCTTCAGCGAGGAGATGTCTCTGTGTGAGGAGAAGATGTTTTGCTTTGTGCATCTGACTGTTCAGGAGTTCTTTGCAGCATTGTATGTCTATGTCACTTTCCACAATGAAAACACCAACATCTTGgtgaagaagtcgtccagttcacGACGACTCCTGTCCAGAGACTCATCAGAGCTCATCCTTTACAAAGAGGCAGTGGAAAAGGCTTTGTGGGGTGAAAATGGGCAATTCGATATCTTTCTGCGCTTCCTTTTGGGCTTGTCAATGGAGGACAATCAGCCCCTGTTGAAACATCTAATGACTAGCAACAGAACTCACCAAAGTACAAGAACTGaaatcattaaacacataaaggaGAATATAAAATCCTGCCACTCCACAGACCGATGCCTCAATCTGTTTCACTGCCTGAATGAGCTGAATGATCACTCTCTGGTGGAAGAGATTCAGGACTACTTCAGCTCAGGTATTCTGAACAAAACCAACCTTTCACCTGCTCAGTGGGCCACTCTGGTCTTCGTGTTACTGACCTCAGAGGAGGAGCTGAATGTGTTTGACCTTAAAAACTACATCAGATCAGAGGAGGGCCTCCTGAGACTGCTGCCTGTTGTTAAAACAGTCCAAGTGGCAAG TCTGAATGCATGCAACCTCACTATGACATGCTGTGCAAACCTGGCTGATGTCATCAGCTCATCCCAACTTCGAGAGCTGGACCTGAGCAACAACGAGCTGACAGATGCAGGGCTGATGCAGCTCTCTGATGGACTCAAGAGCAGCAAACTGAAAATACTCAG ACTTCAAAGCTGCAGCCTGACAAATAACAGCTCTGATACTCTGGCATCAGTCATCAGCCTCATGTCTTGCCAACTGAAAGTTCTGGATCTCACAGACAATGACTTTCAGGATGTAGGAGTCAAGACATTCTCTACTGGTTTGGCAAGTCCTTCCTGTAAACTGGAGCAACTCAT TTTGTCAGGGTGCAGAGTTGCAGAAGAGGGTTGCACTTTCCTTGCATCTGCCCTGAACTCATCCCGCCTGAGAAAACTTGACCTGAGCTACAACCACCCTGGAAACTCTGGCCTGatgctgttgactgctctgctgGAGGACCCACACTGCAGCCTGAACGCACTCAG TGTGGAGCAGTGCGGTGAATCCAGAATCCAGCCTGGTCCAAAGAAAT ATGCCAGTAGACTGACCCTTGACCCAAACACAGCTCATAAAGATCTTACTCTTTTGGAGGGGAACAGGAAAGCAAAACGCTGGACCAAGCAGCCATATCCTGATCATCCAGAGAGGTTTGATTTCTGGACTCAGGTACTGTGCAAGGAGGGACTGACGGGACGCTGCTACTGGGAGACAGAGTGGTGCGGAAGGGTCGGCCTAGGAGTGGCCTATCGACGGATGAACAGGAAGGGGGAGGGCCATGAATGCTGGTTAGGTCGGAATGACAATTCCTGGTGCCTGAACTGCAACAAAGATGGTTACAGGATTCTGCATGGAAACACAAATGATGCTGTGCCCGCTTCAGCCAGCTGCAATAAAGTAGGAGTGTATCTGGACTGGTCTGCAGGAATGCTGTCTTTCTATAAGGTGTCCTGTGGTGAACTCACTCTCTTCCACACCTTCCACACCACATTCACTGAGCCGGTGTATCCTGGGTTTCACCTGGGCTGGGTGGACTCGGTAGTGCAACTGTGCTAA